The following are from one region of the Biomphalaria glabrata chromosome 4, xgBioGlab47.1, whole genome shotgun sequence genome:
- the LOC106053132 gene encoding uncharacterized protein LOC106053132 isoform X1, translating to MDITGAILCLVVVMIVSDHVTVRGEEGVCDDTPCLNGGQCIDLSYPGGPQEFKCSCREGFRGLTCQKRIEPCAEEPCFNGGSCVPNGEHYHCVCKENFEGKNCDTSKFVKETCSDKPCGAHGVCEMVNDDFICECFPGYQGPRCEKADPEVEAQAEAKEAEDGDKPSAAAAVDEKATWDIRNMLISLFVLFLLFVVVLLLLCIHCSRVYKRRTKIVNVRKARRAAGLPQPPLPGWLETSNKLCNECMCYLCLTPERDTAIRERNLVDNQTFTSQDRELVSYASRDRDYDLPYTSSDRDHKTHFTSRDREYDLPYTSSDRAHSTHFTSHDRERDSPLTPHERERHSPLTPHDRERHSPYSHRTRFTDSPEPTALYTPSPVHGKEFYAFEDPNDPRLSPNTTPNVNENKMYKNYNRNYKYKVGREPRQFLRQQQTSRKSSGRRYIYKKKQLIPINYDDDFDDDDSDEDSDEDTDDEYTAFKKAPRGLLPGFQRVTPDKKPRKPPTHYISKSVPAIRENRRVIKTKHSRALSPQFPFRPRQSTWWENTNRQPCIDNLDMDQSEYSAACGDTDENMGESSEDENHATNLQFDDDGYISTSRLSESDAGGRCRDPQSMHLCTEIAGQNYRARQQKRQHMSGQRPMMEWTDEGGGQSFERLNDEPEDDESSRRFIGTYTDKSKNMDSNCGEYKQIKSILKKTKATPKPKETVIHVRPGMVDGQCKPQIYREVCRDHETRSPRNLVEYKHHVNRNPHRNDFDRWRSHKRLAYPPTYPPPTYEDVAYS from the exons ATGGACATCACAGGCGCCATATTGTGCCTGGTTGTCGTCATGATCGTTTCCGACCACGTGACAGTACGAGGAGAAGAAGGAGTCTGTGACGACACTCCTTGTCTAAACGGAGGACAGTGCATTGACCTAAGCTATCCTGGAGGACCTCAAGAG TTCAAATGTTCTTGTCGAGAAGGTTTTAGAGGTTTGACTTGTCAGAAGCGAATCGAACCTTGCGCAGAAGAACCTTGCTTCAACGGCGGCTCTTGCGTACCCAATGGGGAACACTATCACTGCGTTTGTAAAGAAAACTTCGAAG GTAAAAACTGCGACACATCGAAGTTCGTCAAGGAGACATGCAGCGACAAACCTTGCGGTGCTCACGGGGTGTGCGAAATGGTCAATGATGATTTTATTTGTGAGTGTTTCCCCGGGTACCAGGGGCCTAGGTGTGAGAAGGCCGACCCTGAAGTAGAAGCCCAA GCTGAAGCCAAGGAGGCCGAAGATGGCGACAAACCATCGGCTGCTGCCGCGGTGGACGAGAAGGCGACCTGGGACATCCGGAACATGctcatctctctctttgtccTCTTCCTATTGTTCGTAGTGGTGCTGCTCTTACTGTGCATACACTGCTCCAGAGTTTACAAACGGAGGACCAAGATCGTCAACGTTCGG AAAGCTCGTAGGGCTGCTGGCCTTCCACAACCCCCGCTGCCTGGATGGCTTGAGACAAGTAACAAGTTGTGTAATGAATGCATGTGTTATCTCTGCCTGA CCCCTGAGAGAGACACAGCTATCAGAGAACGTAACCTAGTGGACAATCAGACCTTCACATCACAGGACAGAGAGCTCGTGTCTTACGCATCACGAGACCGTGATTACGACCTACCCTATACGTCTAGCGACCGAGATCATAAAACGCACTTCACATCCCGTGACCGAGAGTACGACCTACCCTATACATCTAGCGATCGTGCGCACAGTACCCACTTCACATCTCATGACCGAGAGCGCGATTCGCCCCTCACACCTCATGAGCGAGAGCGCCATTCGCCCCTCACACCTCATGACCGAGAGCGTCATTCGCCCTACTCACACCGAACAC gatttACAGATTCTCCAGAACCTACTGCTTTGTACACCCCCAGCCCTGTTCATGGTAAAGAATTTTACGCCTTTGAAGATCCCAACGATCCAAGACTTTCGCCGAATACAACTCCAAATGTGaacgaaaacaaaatgtataaaaactACAACAGAAATTACAAGTACAAAGTAGGCAGGGAGCCGAGGCAATTCCTTAGACAGCAGCAGACTTCACGGAAATCCTCCGGGCGGcgttacatttacaaaaagaaaCAGTTGATACCCATCAACTACGACGACGACTTCGATGATGATGACAGTGACGAAGACAGTGACGAAGACACGGATGATGAATACACAGCATTCAAAAAGGCCCCCAGGGGACTCCTGCCTGGATTCCAGAGAGTCACCCCAGATAAAAAGCCTCGGAAACCGCCAACGCACTACATCTCCAAGAGCGTGCCGGCAATCCGTGAGAACAGGCGAGTCATCAAGACCAAACACTCCAGGGCCTTGAGCCCGCAGTTTCCTTTTCGCCCTAGGCAGTCGACCTGGTGGGAGAATACGAATCGCCAACCTTGCATAGATAACTTAGATATGGATCAAAGCGAATATTCAGCCGCTTGCGGAGACACAGACGAGAACATGGGCGAAAGTTCGGAGGATGAAAACCACGCCACGAACCTGCAGTTTGACGATGACGGCTACATCTCCACAAGCAGGTTGTCAGAGAGCGACGCTGGTGGCAGGTGCAGGGACCCGCAGAGCATGCATTTGTGCACAGAGATTGCTGGCCAAAACTACAGAGCCCGGCAACAAAAAAGGCAACATATGTCTGGTCAGAGACCGATGATGGAATGGACCGACGAAGGAGGCGGACAAAGCTTTGAGCGTTTGAATGACGAACCAGAGGACGATGAGAGCTCTAGGCGCTTCATTGGGACCTATACCGACAAATCTAAGAACATGGACTCTAATTGTGGAGAGTACAAACAGATCAAAAGCATTTTGAAGAAAACTAAAGCGACTCCAAAACCAAAGGAAACAGTCATTCACGTTCGGCCAGGTATGGTGGACGGACAGTGTAAGCCCCAAATATACAGAGAAGTCTGCAGAGATCACGAAACCAGGTCGCCGAGGAATTTAGTGGAATACAAGCATCACGTGAACAGAAATCCACACAGAAATGACTTCGATAGATGGCGTAGCCATAAACGTCTTGCTTATCCTCCAACATACCCCCCTCCTACGTATGAAGACGTGGCATATTCGTGA
- the LOC106053132 gene encoding uncharacterized protein LOC106053132 isoform X2, translating into MGNTITAFVKKTSKVKTATHRSSSRRHAATNLAVLTGCAKWSMMILFAEAKEAEDGDKPSAAAAVDEKATWDIRNMLISLFVLFLLFVVVLLLLCIHCSRVYKRRTKIVNVRKARRAAGLPQPPLPGWLETSNKLCNECMCYLCLTPERDTAIRERNLVDNQTFTSQDRELVSYASRDRDYDLPYTSSDRDHKTHFTSRDREYDLPYTSSDRAHSTHFTSHDRERDSPLTPHERERHSPLTPHDRERHSPYSHRTRFTDSPEPTALYTPSPVHGKEFYAFEDPNDPRLSPNTTPNVNENKMYKNYNRNYKYKVGREPRQFLRQQQTSRKSSGRRYIYKKKQLIPINYDDDFDDDDSDEDSDEDTDDEYTAFKKAPRGLLPGFQRVTPDKKPRKPPTHYISKSVPAIRENRRVIKTKHSRALSPQFPFRPRQSTWWENTNRQPCIDNLDMDQSEYSAACGDTDENMGESSEDENHATNLQFDDDGYISTSRLSESDAGGRCRDPQSMHLCTEIAGQNYRARQQKRQHMSGQRPMMEWTDEGGGQSFERLNDEPEDDESSRRFIGTYTDKSKNMDSNCGEYKQIKSILKKTKATPKPKETVIHVRPGMVDGQCKPQIYREVCRDHETRSPRNLVEYKHHVNRNPHRNDFDRWRSHKRLAYPPTYPPPTYEDVAYS; encoded by the exons ATGGGGAACACTATCACTGCGTTTGTAAAGAAAACTTCGAAG GTAAAAACTGCGACACATCGAAGTTCGTCAAGGAGACATGCAGCGACAAACCTTGCGGTGCTCACGGGGTGTGCGAAATGGTCAATGATGATTTTATTT GCTGAAGCCAAGGAGGCCGAAGATGGCGACAAACCATCGGCTGCTGCCGCGGTGGACGAGAAGGCGACCTGGGACATCCGGAACATGctcatctctctctttgtccTCTTCCTATTGTTCGTAGTGGTGCTGCTCTTACTGTGCATACACTGCTCCAGAGTTTACAAACGGAGGACCAAGATCGTCAACGTTCGG AAAGCTCGTAGGGCTGCTGGCCTTCCACAACCCCCGCTGCCTGGATGGCTTGAGACAAGTAACAAGTTGTGTAATGAATGCATGTGTTATCTCTGCCTGA CCCCTGAGAGAGACACAGCTATCAGAGAACGTAACCTAGTGGACAATCAGACCTTCACATCACAGGACAGAGAGCTCGTGTCTTACGCATCACGAGACCGTGATTACGACCTACCCTATACGTCTAGCGACCGAGATCATAAAACGCACTTCACATCCCGTGACCGAGAGTACGACCTACCCTATACATCTAGCGATCGTGCGCACAGTACCCACTTCACATCTCATGACCGAGAGCGCGATTCGCCCCTCACACCTCATGAGCGAGAGCGCCATTCGCCCCTCACACCTCATGACCGAGAGCGTCATTCGCCCTACTCACACCGAACAC gatttACAGATTCTCCAGAACCTACTGCTTTGTACACCCCCAGCCCTGTTCATGGTAAAGAATTTTACGCCTTTGAAGATCCCAACGATCCAAGACTTTCGCCGAATACAACTCCAAATGTGaacgaaaacaaaatgtataaaaactACAACAGAAATTACAAGTACAAAGTAGGCAGGGAGCCGAGGCAATTCCTTAGACAGCAGCAGACTTCACGGAAATCCTCCGGGCGGcgttacatttacaaaaagaaaCAGTTGATACCCATCAACTACGACGACGACTTCGATGATGATGACAGTGACGAAGACAGTGACGAAGACACGGATGATGAATACACAGCATTCAAAAAGGCCCCCAGGGGACTCCTGCCTGGATTCCAGAGAGTCACCCCAGATAAAAAGCCTCGGAAACCGCCAACGCACTACATCTCCAAGAGCGTGCCGGCAATCCGTGAGAACAGGCGAGTCATCAAGACCAAACACTCCAGGGCCTTGAGCCCGCAGTTTCCTTTTCGCCCTAGGCAGTCGACCTGGTGGGAGAATACGAATCGCCAACCTTGCATAGATAACTTAGATATGGATCAAAGCGAATATTCAGCCGCTTGCGGAGACACAGACGAGAACATGGGCGAAAGTTCGGAGGATGAAAACCACGCCACGAACCTGCAGTTTGACGATGACGGCTACATCTCCACAAGCAGGTTGTCAGAGAGCGACGCTGGTGGCAGGTGCAGGGACCCGCAGAGCATGCATTTGTGCACAGAGATTGCTGGCCAAAACTACAGAGCCCGGCAACAAAAAAGGCAACATATGTCTGGTCAGAGACCGATGATGGAATGGACCGACGAAGGAGGCGGACAAAGCTTTGAGCGTTTGAATGACGAACCAGAGGACGATGAGAGCTCTAGGCGCTTCATTGGGACCTATACCGACAAATCTAAGAACATGGACTCTAATTGTGGAGAGTACAAACAGATCAAAAGCATTTTGAAGAAAACTAAAGCGACTCCAAAACCAAAGGAAACAGTCATTCACGTTCGGCCAGGTATGGTGGACGGACAGTGTAAGCCCCAAATATACAGAGAAGTCTGCAGAGATCACGAAACCAGGTCGCCGAGGAATTTAGTGGAATACAAGCATCACGTGAACAGAAATCCACACAGAAATGACTTCGATAGATGGCGTAGCCATAAACGTCTTGCTTATCCTCCAACATACCCCCCTCCTACGTATGAAGACGTGGCATATTCGTGA